The sequence below is a genomic window from Pleuronectes platessa chromosome 13, fPlePla1.1, whole genome shotgun sequence.
CGAGTCTCTACTCAATCTGAATCACTGACACCGAGTCTCTACTCAATCTGAATCACTGACACAGAGTCTCTACTCAATCTGAATCACTGACACCGAGTCACTGACACCGAGTCTCTACTCAATCTGAATCACTGACACCGAGGCACTGACACCGATTCTCTACTCAATCTGAATCACTGACACCGAGTCACTGACACCGAGTCTCTACTCAATCTGAATCACTGACACCGAGGCACTGACACGAGTCTCTACTCAATCTGAATCACTGACACAGAGTCTCTACTCAATCTGAATCACTGACACTGAGTCACTGACACAGAGTCTCTACTCAATCTGAATCACTGACACCGAGTCACTGACACCGAGTCTCTACTCAATCTGAATCACTGACACCGAGTCACTGACACAGAGTCTCTTCTCAATCTGAGTCACTGACACCGAGTCTCTGTCACTGTGCTTTGAGTCACATGACCCACCTGGTCACGTTTCTAGTTGGTTTGATGAAAGTCAAGATGGACTTACTCACTTTTTGGTGCTTCAACTCTTATATGTTGGGTCTGGTACCGAGAACCGGTTCCAATACAACCGGTTCCTATCCGGACCAAAATGCAACGCAGATTTCGGTGCTTCATTTCGGTGCCTGAGCCAATTGAACTGAGGTCTTCGTTGCTcccgcctcctcctcacacctcaACTCCTTCCTTCACGGAGGGGGGGGGCGTGGACAAACTCTTGCCGGCTCTGGGTCGGCTTGGTCATGCATTTGGACATATATAAAATCTTTCTTAAATGCCGTCAAGCGTCGTTttgtgcacttttttttttaagtatcgtTTAAAAACCATCCCTACTTACATGCTCCTCAACAGcttcagtttcagtttgaacagttcagagcgccacctgctggtgaaGACTTTGTAATATGAATAAAAGCGCGTAATTAAAAGTGAGTCAGTGTGAGTTAGAGCTGGAAGTTTGTGTtgcttatttgtgtttgttgtcgtcagtgctgctgtgtgcgTCACTGGTGTCGTCCTTcgtggaggagctggacgaTTCGTAAGTACAAATctttactttacattttataaatattgtCTGGATCCATTTACAAGCTGATCTGGAGCTTTTGATGTGTCACATGCTCCTCAGCTGGTTCAGTCGGTCCAGTTATGAATCATAAATATTTTAGATTTTGTCGCAGTGAAAATTCTGTTGATGAAGTTCATGTAAACAACATGAATGGATCTTTGATTTCACTGTGAACTGTTTAGTTTCTCATGAGCTGCTGATCATCTCTCTTCATTGATCTGCTGCTTGTGAATAATCAGATCAATAAATAATCTGATTGTGTTTCACAGCTTCATGAAGACCAGAGGAGACGACGACATCTGGCTGATCAAAGTACGaatgcatttattgttttaGATTCAGCAAAGAAAAAGCTCTATGTTCATTTGTAAGAATCATTTGatctgaggagagagagtcagagactgGACATGTGAGCTGGAGGTTATCTGAGTAACCACGTGGTCACATGACCTTTATCTCCTCTTCAGTGAAATCATGTTTCATTCTTATTTACCAGACAGAACCTTTAGCGTAGCCACTGTAGCATCCCGGTGTTCCTCAGGGTTCCAACACCCTGAGACAcgtcctccacacacacacacacacaactgtcatATGCAGGTGACACACAACTGCACCCCAACCCCCGATATTCAATAATCAATAACCTTTTGTCAGATCAATATTTTTAACGATGATTTATACCGTACATTGTTAAGATGAGGTCATCTCTGTTGACCCAGACACTGTCATTGCAAAGCTATTGTGacagtgttgtgttgttctctgTGCAGTTCTACGCCCCCTGGTGTTCCTTCTGTAAACAGCTGGATCCTGTCTGGCATCAGATTGGATCAGAACTGAAGAGTCTGGGTTCTCCGGTCAATGTCGGCAAATCAGACGCCACCGCCAACACCGGTCAGTTCTACCATCACACCACCTGACTCAGcctcacacagtgaaacaataACAACTATACTGAAATAATCTCCGCTCATTAGAGCCCAAGGGAGATAAAATGGACAGGAAGTGCCTCGTCTCACATgacctgacctgtgacctcatTTGACTCCGTCTCATTCTGAAAGGTCTTTCCTGTTGTCGTGGCGACTGTCTGGAGGTTCActctaataataaataaaactgaaaaaatatgTTCATGAACTTTCTGCTCTGACCTGTTTCCTTCTGTCCGTGGAAACATCAGTattcatttgtgtttatttcatgaTGTTCAATCAGCTGTTACATTAAAGGTGggcggggtcagaggtcacagctgAGCTTGTGTTTTCTTCCAGGTTTGGCAGAAgagttcagggtcagaggttATCCAGCCATCATCATGTGAGTCCTcgctgtgacatcactgcacaccagccaatcagaagaggCTGAACGATTATTTATACAGATCAATAATCAATCATCCAGATCATGTGTGAACTGAAGGTTTTTTTTCAGGTGGAAGAAAAACGTGAAATATGTTTATAaaggaaaaagaacaaaagatGAAATAATGGAGTTTACACATCGAGTCTCagggtgagtgtgtgcgtgtgcgtgtttgtgtgtgtgtgtgagtgagtgtaattatgtttatcagtgtgtgtgtgtgtgtgagtgagtgtaattatgtttatcagtgtgtgtgtgtgtgagtgagtgtatttatgtttatcagtgtgtgtgtgtgtgtgtgagtgtaattatgtttatcagtgtgtgtgtgtgtgtgagtgagtgtaattatgtttatcagtgtgtgtgtgcgtgtgagtgagtgtaattatgtttatcagtgtgtgtgtgtgtgagtgagtgtatttatgtttatcagtgtgtgtgtgtgtgagtgagtgtatttatgtttatcagtgtgtgtgtgtgtgtgtgagtgtaattatgtttatcagtgtgtgtgtgtgtgagtgagtgtatttatgtttatcagtgtgtgtgtgtgtgtgtgtgtcttgtgcagGCCCTTTGTTCGATCTCTGAACAGTCTGCAGCTTTTCCAACACGCAATGAGCCGCCATGACgtcatgtttgtgtatgtaggAGCCACATCACAACTGAAGGTAGACACACTATCACACACtatcaaacacatacacacacaaactcactctcacacacactctgacctctgttgtttttcaggGAAACTTCTCGGCTGCTGCAGAACATCTGATCGTTCACACCAACTTCTTCTCCGCTGCCAGAGACGTTCTACCAAAGGTCACATGACTGAAGGAACCGGAGAACACAGTAGAACAGACAGAGATCTGGGGTCTCATATAAAACAGAGCGTGGGATTCAAACTAAACTAACTAAGAGCCGGAAACGGCGTACGCACAAATCCTGATGAATTCGAttcactttataaatcacagtccacctggaaacgctcccacgtggatctgcctctagctccgccctccacacgcccacttcCAACCATAATTGGTCAATGCAAAGTgcctcatgaatattaaatgatgctgctgaccaatgggatTCCagcgtgagtcctgacggagtcaCAGTGtcaagcgatgagaagaggaagtgaaaccttCTGACTCTGACATGAGGGGtgtgttagtgaggtggaggtgaagagcgacctcatgggacagcagtgatgtcactactaaagaaaacacagagtgagagtgaagacgagggaaagaaccggaaataagaaaatatttaatttaagatGGAGCAAGTTCACACgttcagtttgttttcacaGATCTCAAAGTgtgtgagaagtggcgtacgcatGTTTCAGGCTCCGTTTTGTGGGTCCAGTTATAAATGAGGCCTCAGGAGAACATCGTAGCATAGAGCTAAAGAACAAGAGAACAAAGACTGGAGGGTTCTATCGAATCCATCGATACCTGATGATGTTTGATGCTTTTACAAATGGTTGAACATCTTCAGCTGTACAGGAGGAAAGTGCAGAACCTCCAGAACCTGTGTCTTCACATCTGGACTTATGAGTTATTAAAGTCAATCTGTATCATAGGTCATCGCTCTGACGTCTCTGCCGGCCGTGGTTCTATTTAAAGATGGAACCTACTTCACCTACAGCGGTAAGTCTGAAAACTCTCCGGTTCTCTACCTGCTAACATGACAACAGACTCCATCTAGAAAAGATCCAAATATAAACAACCCGTCATCTGACTTGTCGCTCAGTGAggagtcatgtgacctgagtGAGATGTGATTTCAGAAGAACGTGACGGAGAACTGAGGCTGTGGATCAACAGAGAGCGTTTCCCAAACTTCTCCAAGATCGACAGCTACACTCTGTACGCCATGGGAGAGACAGGTAACCAcacctgtgtgatgtcatcacggACAAGCAGAGCTGACCTCAAGTCAGCTCAATGTCAGCATTAGTATCAGAAGAAGTTATTACAAACTCACACGTGCTGTTAATCTTCCTCCACAGCCGACATGTTTCCATTTGTTAAATGAAAAGTCAGATCTAGAGTCAGACTGTGGATATGAAGCTGTTTAATATCAGATCTGTTGAATCACTACAGAACACTTACTGTGAAGGAGCCTGATGAGGTTTGTGTGAAGCCTCTGACTCACTGACCTCAGCTCTGTTCTGTCACAtcccaacaaacacaaacaacgacTTGATACAAGTACTTTGTGACAAAACATGATTTTTAAaatcattgatttatttttgtattattctgaTTATAAAAGCTTGAGAAGAAACATGGGACACTGGTTCCCAGTCACTAAACGGAGCTGGGCTGTGATCCTGTTAGAGAAGCATACGTTACTATGGTGACTGCACAGGAATGAATGTAAGCCAATGAAATTAGCTCGACTCATCCAAGTCAGCAGGGATTAGCAtttagtccctttgatggaagACCCCACTGGTGATATTCAACAGCAATGTAAGTTATGAAAACCTCAGTATAGTAGAAGTTGGATCACAGCAGCACCTGGTGGACGTTAGAGGAACTGCTATTTGAGGCTGTTATTATGACCAGGTGAAGTGACCTCCCCTGACCCCTGCAGGTAAACTGGTGTCgctggtgctgctggaggagaagaacatGTGTGAAAGGAGTGTGAGGTAAATCTCCAACGATTGTCCATCAGGTAAACCGGTGTGAACTTCCTGTGACGCCTCTGATTCCCCCGCTCAGGTACAAAGTTCTCATGGAGAAGGTGGCTGCAGATTACAGAGAAACCTACAGCAGGTCAGTCTTCATTTAGAGAAATCACTGAGCAGAAAATACACAATGAAAGCtgatagtgtgtctgtgttttagaAACTTCTCCTTTGGTTTCATGGAGGAAAGCGAGTACGTCAACGGCCTGATGATGAAGTGAGTCAGTGAAGTGGTT
It includes:
- the LOC128455206 gene encoding protein disulfide-isomerase TMX3, producing MLDTRSSVLLSVLLCASLVSSFVEELDDSFMKTRGDDDIWLIKFYAPWCSFCKQLDPVWHQIGSELKSLGSPVNVGKSDATANTGLAEEFRVRGYPAIIMWKKNVKYVYKGKRTKDEIMEFTHRVSGPFVRSLNSLQLFQHAMSRHDVMFVYVGATSQLKGNFSAAAEHLIVHTNFFSAARDVLPKVIALTSLPAVVLFKDGTYFTYSEERDGELRLWINRERFPNFSKIDSYTLYAMGETGKLVSLVLLEEKNMCERSVRYKVLMEKVAADYRETYSRNFSFGFMEESEYVNGLMMKDVVMPSFVVVNLSNDGYFLPQGPVDTERQLLDFLNGVLDGSIQCQGGNGVVQRVTRLVYDSKLLLQSLYGKSPLLCFFLLAFPFAIATFFCYLCCKARATTDEDEDEDASQQSKTVTSKKSD